Proteins encoded in a region of the Sterolibacterium denitrificans genome:
- the aceB gene encoding malate synthase A, which yields MALDLPQGMAINAPLHPRFDEILTHDALALVARLHRAFESRRQELLKARIERQARIDAGEMPDFLPETRHIRENDWKIAPLPKALECRRVEITGPVERKMIINAFNSGADSYMTDFEDSNSPNWYNQIQGQVNLFDAIRRQISYTNEAGKEYRLNEKVATLQIRPRGWHLDEKHVTVDDQRVSGGIFDFALVFFHNAKEQLARGAGPYFYLPKMESHLEARLWNDIFILAQEHVGLPRGTIKATVLVETILATFEMEEILYELREHSAGLNAGRWDYIFSCIKKFKKNWDFCLANRSAITMEVPFMRSYALALVQACHKRGAPAMGGMSALIPIKNDPAANEKALAGIRHDKTRDANDGYDGGWVAHPGLVSIAMEEFRKVLGERPNQWDKQVSGSFGPKDWLDFQPEQPITEAGLRNNINVGIHYLGSWLAGNGCVPIHNLMEDAATAEISRSQVWQWVVSPKGKLDDGRKVTAEMVRTLIPEELAKVKAAIGNEPDATYDQAAGIFEEMSLSENYPEFLTLPLYEAMD from the coding sequence ATGGCACTCGATCTGCCTCAGGGGATGGCCATCAACGCCCCGCTGCATCCGCGTTTCGACGAAATCCTCACGCATGACGCACTGGCGCTGGTCGCCAGGCTGCATCGCGCCTTCGAATCGCGGCGCCAGGAATTGCTGAAGGCGCGTATCGAACGCCAGGCGCGCATCGACGCCGGCGAGATGCCCGACTTCCTGCCCGAAACCCGCCACATCCGCGAGAACGACTGGAAGATCGCGCCGCTGCCCAAGGCGCTGGAATGCCGCCGCGTCGAGATCACCGGCCCGGTCGAACGCAAGATGATCATCAACGCCTTCAACTCGGGCGCGGACAGCTACATGACCGACTTCGAGGATTCCAACAGCCCGAACTGGTACAACCAGATCCAGGGCCAGGTGAATCTCTTCGACGCGATCCGCCGCCAGATCAGCTACACCAACGAAGCCGGCAAGGAATACCGGCTGAACGAGAAGGTCGCCACCCTGCAGATCCGCCCGCGTGGCTGGCATCTGGACGAAAAGCACGTCACCGTCGATGACCAGCGGGTTTCCGGCGGCATCTTCGACTTCGCCCTGGTGTTCTTCCACAACGCCAAGGAGCAACTGGCGCGCGGCGCCGGGCCGTATTTCTACCTGCCGAAGATGGAATCCCACCTCGAAGCGCGCCTGTGGAACGACATCTTCATCCTGGCCCAGGAGCACGTCGGCCTGCCGCGCGGCACCATCAAGGCGACCGTGCTGGTCGAAACCATTCTCGCCACCTTCGAGATGGAAGAAATCCTCTATGAGCTGCGCGAGCATTCGGCGGGGCTCAACGCCGGACGCTGGGATTACATCTTTTCCTGCATCAAGAAATTCAAGAAGAACTGGGACTTCTGCCTGGCCAACCGTTCGGCGATCACCATGGAAGTGCCTTTCATGCGCAGCTACGCGCTGGCGCTGGTGCAGGCCTGCCACAAGCGCGGCGCGCCGGCGATGGGCGGCATGAGCGCGCTGATCCCGATCAAGAACGATCCGGCCGCCAACGAAAAGGCGCTGGCCGGCATCCGCCACGACAAAACCCGCGACGCCAACGACGGCTACGACGGCGGCTGGGTGGCGCACCCGGGCCTGGTGTCCATCGCCATGGAAGAATTCAGGAAGGTGCTGGGCGAGCGTCCCAACCAATGGGACAAGCAGGTCAGCGGCAGCTTCGGCCCGAAGGACTGGCTCGATTTCCAGCCCGAGCAGCCGATCACCGAAGCCGGCCTGCGCAACAACATCAACGTCGGCATCCATTACCTCGGTTCCTGGCTGGCAGGCAACGGCTGCGTGCCGATCCACAACCTGATGGAAGACGCCGCCACCGCCGAAATCTCGCGCTCGCAGGTGTGGCAGTGGGTGGTCAGTCCCAAGGGCAAACTCGACGATGGCCGCAAGGTCACCGCCGAGATGGTACGCACGTTGATTCCCGAGGAACTGGCCAAGGTCAAGGCGGCCATCGGCAATGAACCCGACGCGACCTACGACCAGGCCGCCGGAATCTTCGAGGAAATGTCGCTGTCGGAAAACTACCCTGAGTTCCTGACGCTACCGCTGTACGAGGCGATGGACTGA
- a CDS encoding LysR family transcriptional regulator: MDQFKQISAFVQAATRGSLSAAARAEGVTPALIGRRLTALEARLGVLLLTRTTRKLTLTFEGQAFLEDCQRLLNDLANAEAAVGLGSLKVRGHLRLSAPAGFGRRHVAPLVRDYLDANPELTVNLDLSDRIVDLVNEGIDCAVRIGELTDSSLISVRLGDMRRLVVASPEYLARHGVPQCPDDLADHSCLSLGQQRGWSFRAADGQGSQTIKVNGRFECNDGAVLHDWALAGRGLAWRSWWEVGADVASGRLVSVLDDYAAPPLGIHAVFPQRRQLPLRVRLFIEFLKNVYGQAGYWDRGC, from the coding sequence ATGGATCAATTCAAGCAGATTTCCGCTTTCGTTCAGGCCGCCACGCGCGGCAGCCTGTCCGCCGCGGCGCGTGCCGAGGGGGTCACCCCGGCGCTGATCGGCCGGCGTCTCACGGCGCTGGAGGCGCGTCTGGGCGTGCTGCTGCTGACGCGCACCACGCGCAAGCTGACGCTGACTTTCGAGGGCCAGGCCTTCCTCGAAGACTGCCAGCGCCTGCTCAACGATCTGGCGAATGCCGAAGCGGCGGTGGGTCTGGGCAGCCTCAAGGTGCGCGGACATTTGCGGCTGTCGGCGCCGGCCGGCTTCGGTCGCCGGCATGTCGCGCCGCTGGTGCGCGACTATCTCGACGCCAATCCCGAGCTGACGGTGAATCTCGATCTGTCCGACCGCATCGTCGACCTGGTCAACGAAGGCATCGACTGCGCCGTGCGTATCGGCGAGCTGACGGACTCCAGCCTGATCAGCGTGCGTCTGGGCGACATGCGCCGGCTGGTGGTGGCCAGTCCCGAGTATCTGGCGCGCCACGGCGTGCCGCAGTGTCCGGACGATCTGGCCGATCACAGTTGCCTGTCGCTGGGGCAGCAACGCGGCTGGAGTTTTCGCGCAGCCGACGGTCAGGGCAGTCAAACCATCAAGGTGAATGGGCGTTTCGAGTGCAACGACGGGGCGGTACTGCACGATTGGGCGCTGGCCGGGCGCGGCCTGGCCTGGCGTTCCTGGTGGGAGGTGGGGGCGGATGTGGCCAGCGGGCGCCTGGTTTCGGTGCTGGATGATTACGCCGCGCCGCCGCTGGGCATTCATGCCGTGTTTCCGCAACGCCGCCAACTGCCTTTGCGGGTGCGCCTGTTCATCGAGTTTCTGAAAAACGTCTACGGCCAGGCGGGCTACTGGGATCGCGGCTGCTGA